In the genome of Hymenobacter cellulosivorans, one region contains:
- a CDS encoding efflux RND transporter periplasmic adaptor subunit: protein MDRAISPATHTRRRRRQWLIGTAALLLVMAGLLAFRSVLQPSINRNQILTTKVETGDVEASLTAAGVIIPSREAVITSPIQSTVRRVALQVGEKVQPGQTILELDKDLTTTALAKLQDEQQQNRNKNGQLQLTLEKALNDLESQEKVQQVKVRSLQSTLRDEQYLLKIGGGTAESVRQAELNLKVAQLELQRLGEQIRNQRAANAADQRELGFTMQIQDRSITELAGKLAQANISSQQPGVLTWVNEDIGSTVNQGDALARVADLSRFRVRATISDAYADALHLGDAVVVRANGTDLRGTISTISPAVDKGVVTFYATLTDDHHPALRSNLRADVFVVTKAQHNVVRVKNGPFYQGGKEQSVFVLRNGKAEQRTVRFGDSNFDYVQVLSGLQPGDEIVLSELKQYEDTPSLIIKD from the coding sequence ATGGACAGAGCAATTTCTCCCGCCACGCATACCCGCCGCCGCCGTCGGCAGTGGCTGATAGGTACCGCCGCCCTACTGTTGGTTATGGCCGGCCTGCTGGCCTTTCGCTCGGTGCTGCAACCCAGCATCAACCGAAACCAGATTTTAACAACCAAAGTTGAAACGGGGGATGTAGAAGCCTCCCTGACCGCCGCCGGCGTTATTATTCCGAGCCGGGAAGCCGTCATTACCAGCCCCATCCAGAGCACTGTCCGGCGCGTGGCCCTGCAGGTAGGCGAGAAAGTGCAACCCGGCCAAACCATTCTGGAGCTCGACAAGGACCTGACCACTACGGCCCTGGCCAAGCTACAGGACGAGCAGCAGCAGAACCGCAACAAGAACGGCCAGCTCCAGCTCACCCTGGAAAAAGCCCTGAACGACCTGGAATCCCAGGAAAAAGTGCAGCAGGTGAAAGTGCGCAGCCTGCAGTCGACGCTGCGCGACGAGCAGTACCTGCTCAAAATCGGGGGCGGCACGGCCGAGAGCGTCCGGCAGGCCGAGCTGAATCTGAAAGTGGCCCAACTGGAACTGCAGCGCCTTGGGGAGCAAATCCGCAACCAGCGTGCCGCCAATGCCGCCGACCAGCGCGAACTGGGCTTCACCATGCAGATCCAGGACCGCAGCATCACGGAGCTGGCCGGTAAGCTGGCCCAGGCTAACATCAGCAGTCAGCAGCCCGGCGTACTGACCTGGGTAAACGAGGACATCGGCAGCACCGTCAACCAGGGCGACGCGCTGGCCCGGGTGGCCGATTTGAGCCGCTTCCGGGTACGGGCCACCATTTCCGACGCCTACGCCGACGCCCTGCACCTGGGCGACGCAGTGGTGGTCCGCGCCAACGGCACCGACTTGCGCGGCACTATCAGCACCATTAGCCCGGCGGTAGACAAGGGCGTGGTCACGTTTTACGCTACCCTCACCGACGACCATCACCCGGCCCTGCGCTCCAACCTGCGGGCCGACGTGTTTGTGGTGACCAAAGCCCAGCACAACGTGGTGCGGGTGAAAAACGGCCCTTTCTACCAGGGCGGCAAAGAGCAGTCGGTCTTCGTGCTGCGCAATGGCAAGGCCGAGCAGCGTACCGTGCGCTTCGGCGACAGCAACTTCGACTACGTGCAGGTACTCAGCGGCCTGCAGCCCGGCGACGAAATCGTGCTCAGCGAGCTGAAGCAGTACGAAGACACGCCTTCCCTGATTATCAAAGACTAA
- a CDS encoding PID-CTERM protein-sorting domain-containing protein — protein sequence MTTSLFRRLALSGLLFLGLSQVPALAQGPGVGGPSPGATTAPIDGGASLLLAGGVALALRRLRRR from the coding sequence ATGACTACCTCTTTATTTCGCCGTTTGGCCCTGAGTGGGCTATTATTCCTGGGCCTGAGCCAAGTGCCCGCCCTGGCGCAAGGCCCCGGTGTGGGCGGTCCCTCTCCCGGGGCTACCACGGCCCCCATCGATGGCGGGGCCAGCCTGCTGCTGGCCGGCGGTGTAGCCCTGGCCCTGCGCCGACTCCGCCGCCGCTAA
- a CDS encoding kelch repeat-containing protein — protein sequence MRLFLPAAALAVVAGSLRAPAQAQQRVTLPANTIGSGPVTAARTSALSAWTEVAKMPTQQYYGGVVQLNGKIYVFGGFTPTVGITKRMQVYDIATNTWSLGAEMPFRLADLGGFAKDGLIHSVGGAVLDIIRPEPSTSLVYNPATNAWATSSLRSLPPYKEAHPYLREWLTPDGKLYVNTPELGTFDVLDLGTNTWRYDDVPLPPRLGDPRDRDALSTSYVFDANGLLHAFGGGVATTKRYFFLLARTRHAVYNTATKTWTTAAPLPTGRLEASAILGPDGNLYVIGGGDRSSDPTGSVYIYNPTTDSWSTGPSLPTAAAYPALVTHGNDIYVLTSDNFTYKATITVPGITWTGAASTSWTDAGNWSGGVAPTATDDVTIPAGLSRYPNISTTAPTAHTVTVASGAQLTLADGGTLSLTGNLINNGSFSATGSGTLAFTGATAQVLGGTAPTTLTTLRVGPAGATLAGPVTVQRQLTLQGNLTTTGQSLVLASSSTGTALVVNRGGVVTGPATVQRYIEATDYAGAGYRHFSPALSGARVADLTVSGSGAVPLVVNAAYNLAAEPSLVTPFPTVFAYAQSRVSTDFGTGWMSPAAASALLPPGQGLTIQQQAGTTLALTGPTLTTGTVSVQGLSRGSGAEAGWQLLGNPYPSPVDWSRVSTSNLEAAAYVYRATGPYAGGYTAYVNGIGRSVLAQGQAFFVRVNSVGAVGSATFTNAARDTSYTNPGYARPARPETRPLVQLLLQRAGSTTSAASQDEFYVYEQAGATAGFDGAFDAVKVQLNGGTQPSLYQVVGTQAVAIQGLPAGTGARSLQLGVNAPEAGSYVFSAAQLLNLPTGEPVWLEDKLSNTWHDLRQGSYAVNLSQGLSTTRFVLHLHQGAVLGSQKATSWKGELQLYPNPASNSAAVTVVASGVPGSSAELVLLNVVGQIVRQQPLAVTGKEVRGTVALSGLAPGIYSVQVRSLNGVLTQKLFVQ from the coding sequence ATGCGTCTATTCTTACCCGCTGCGGCCCTGGCCGTGGTAGCCGGCAGCCTGCGTGCGCCGGCTCAAGCTCAGCAGCGCGTCACGCTGCCGGCCAACACCATCGGTTCGGGCCCAGTCACGGCTGCCCGCACCTCGGCGCTCAGCGCCTGGACTGAAGTAGCTAAAATGCCCACGCAGCAGTATTATGGGGGCGTAGTGCAGCTCAATGGCAAAATCTATGTCTTCGGGGGCTTCACACCAACCGTTGGCATAACCAAGCGGATGCAGGTGTATGATATTGCCACCAACACCTGGAGCCTGGGCGCTGAGATGCCCTTTCGGTTGGCGGATCTCGGAGGCTTTGCCAAGGATGGCCTCATTCACAGCGTTGGAGGGGCAGTATTAGACATTATAAGGCCGGAGCCCAGTACGTCGCTGGTGTATAACCCGGCAACCAACGCCTGGGCTACGAGCTCCTTACGTTCCTTGCCCCCTTATAAAGAAGCACATCCTTATCTACGTGAGTGGCTTACTCCGGACGGAAAACTATATGTCAATACTCCCGAATTAGGAACCTTTGACGTTCTGGATTTGGGTACCAATACCTGGCGCTATGATGATGTGCCTTTGCCTCCCCGACTTGGCGACCCGCGCGACCGTGACGCGCTTTCTACTAGTTATGTGTTCGATGCCAATGGCCTGCTACATGCTTTCGGCGGTGGCGTAGCAACGACGAAGCGATACTTTTTCCTCCTTGCCAGAACCAGGCATGCCGTGTATAACACGGCCACGAAGACGTGGACGACGGCCGCTCCGCTGCCAACAGGTAGACTAGAAGCCTCGGCCATCCTCGGCCCCGATGGCAACCTGTATGTGATTGGGGGAGGTGACAGATCTTCCGATCCTACTGGGAGCGTATATATCTACAACCCGACTACTGACAGCTGGAGCACCGGGCCCTCGTTGCCAACGGCGGCCGCGTATCCGGCATTGGTCACGCACGGCAATGATATTTACGTGCTGACCTCAGATAATTTTACTTACAAGGCCACGATAACCGTACCGGGCATCACCTGGACGGGGGCCGCATCAACTTCGTGGACCGATGCCGGAAACTGGTCGGGCGGGGTGGCGCCCACGGCCACGGACGACGTGACCATCCCGGCCGGCCTGTCGCGCTACCCGAACATCAGCACTACTGCGCCTACGGCCCACACGGTCACCGTCGCCAGCGGCGCCCAGCTCACGCTGGCCGACGGGGGCACGCTCAGCCTGACGGGTAACCTGATCAATAACGGCAGCTTCTCGGCCACGGGCTCGGGCACGCTGGCCTTCACCGGTGCCACGGCCCAGGTGCTGGGCGGCACGGCCCCCACCACGCTGACGACCCTGCGCGTGGGCCCGGCCGGGGCCACGCTGGCCGGCCCGGTAACGGTGCAGCGCCAGCTCACGCTGCAGGGCAACCTGACCACCACGGGCCAGTCCTTGGTGCTGGCCTCCTCCAGCACGGGCACCGCTCTGGTCGTCAACCGCGGCGGCGTGGTCACGGGCCCGGCCACAGTGCAGCGCTACATCGAGGCCACCGACTACGCCGGGGCCGGCTACCGCCACTTCAGCCCGGCCTTGAGCGGGGCCCGCGTGGCGGACCTGACGGTCAGCGGCAGCGGGGCCGTGCCGCTGGTGGTGAACGCGGCCTACAACTTAGCCGCTGAGCCCAGCCTGGTCACGCCCTTCCCCACCGTGTTTGCCTACGCGCAGAGCCGGGTCAGCACCGACTTTGGCACGGGCTGGATGTCGCCCGCGGCGGCTTCGGCGCTGTTGCCCCCGGGCCAGGGCCTGACGATCCAGCAGCAGGCCGGCACCACGCTCGCGCTCACCGGCCCGACGCTGACCACGGGCACCGTATCGGTCCAGGGGCTGAGTCGCGGCAGCGGAGCCGAGGCGGGCTGGCAGCTGCTGGGCAATCCTTACCCGAGCCCGGTGGACTGGAGCCGGGTGAGCACGAGCAACCTGGAGGCGGCCGCGTATGTGTACCGGGCCACGGGGCCGTACGCGGGCGGCTACACGGCCTACGTCAACGGCATCGGCCGCAGTGTGCTGGCCCAGGGCCAGGCCTTCTTCGTGCGCGTCAACAGCGTGGGCGCGGTTGGCAGTGCGACCTTCACCAATGCGGCCCGGGACACGAGCTACACCAACCCGGGCTATGCCCGCCCGGCCCGCCCGGAAACCCGCCCGCTGGTGCAGCTGCTGCTGCAGCGGGCCGGCAGCACGACGTCGGCCGCCAGCCAGGATGAATTCTATGTCTATGAGCAGGCCGGAGCCACGGCGGGCTTTGACGGGGCTTTCGATGCGGTGAAGGTGCAGCTCAACGGCGGCACGCAGCCGAGCCTGTATCAGGTCGTGGGCACGCAGGCGGTGGCCATTCAGGGCTTGCCCGCCGGCACCGGTGCGCGCAGCTTGCAGTTGGGCGTCAATGCGCCGGAGGCGGGTAGCTATGTCTTCTCGGCCGCGCAGCTGCTAAACCTGCCCACCGGTGAGCCGGTGTGGCTGGAAGATAAGCTCAGCAATACGTGGCACGACCTGCGCCAGGGCAGCTACGCCGTCAACCTAAGCCAGGGCCTGAGCACGACCCGCTTCGTGCTGCACCTGCACCAAGGCGCGGTACTCGGCAGCCAGAAGGCAACGAGCTGGAAAGGCGAGCTGCAGCTTTATCCTAACCCAGCCAGCAACTCGGCGGCCGTGACGGTGGTAGCCAGCGGTGTGCCCGGCAGTAGCGCCGAGCTGGTGCTGCTCAATGTCGTGGGCCAGATCGTGCGCCAGCAGCCACTGGCCGTGACCGGCAAAGAAGTGCGCGGCACCGTAGCACTCTCGGGTCTAGCACCGGGTATTTACTCGGTGCAGGTGCGCAGCCTAAACGGCGTGCTCACTCAAAAGCTTTTTGTGCAATAA
- a CDS encoding nicotinate phosphoribosyltransferase, translated as MPNSPENTPLSSLYSSSLSLVTDLYQLTMSYGYWKQGLQDREAVFHLYFRRPPFGGGYAVCAGLAYATDWLQNLRFSAEDLTYLASLRGSKGAALFPPEFLDYLRDLRFTCDVDAIAEGTVVFANEPLMRIKGPLLQVQLLETALLTLVNFQTLIATKAARIREVAGDDQVLEFGLRRAQGFDGGLGASRAAYLGGVDGTSNVLAGRRFGIPVRGTHAHSWVMSFEEEEQAFEVYAEAFPDDSVFLVDTYDTLEGVRRAISVARRLRAKGHELGGIRLDSGDLAYLSREARALLNEAGFPKTRIVASNDLDENLIVSLKQQGAQIDTWGIGTKLVTAYDQPALGGVYKLAALRKADDSGWEYTVKISEQLAKTSIPGILQVRRYETEKGQPRADMLYNTAEPLPADLTIVDPVDPTRRRPIRSTQFRELLEPVFRQGQLVAELPTLQQSREKAQREVASLDPSIRRFLNPHVYPVGLEESLNTFRTNLILEKRPQRPA; from the coding sequence ATGCCCAATTCTCCGGAAAACACGCCCCTCTCCAGCCTCTACTCTTCTTCGCTCAGCCTCGTCACTGACCTCTACCAGCTCACGATGAGCTACGGCTACTGGAAACAGGGTCTGCAAGACCGGGAAGCCGTATTTCACCTCTATTTCCGCCGTCCGCCCTTCGGTGGCGGCTACGCCGTGTGCGCCGGCCTGGCCTACGCCACCGACTGGCTCCAGAACCTGCGCTTTTCGGCCGAAGACCTTACCTACCTAGCCAGCCTGCGCGGCTCCAAAGGCGCGGCCCTATTCCCGCCGGAGTTTCTGGATTACCTGCGCGACCTACGCTTTACCTGCGACGTGGATGCCATTGCCGAGGGCACCGTGGTATTCGCCAACGAGCCCCTGATGCGCATCAAGGGCCCACTGCTGCAAGTCCAATTGCTGGAAACGGCCCTGCTCACCCTCGTCAACTTCCAGACCCTGATTGCCACCAAGGCGGCCCGCATTCGGGAAGTGGCCGGCGACGACCAGGTGCTGGAGTTCGGCCTGCGCCGGGCCCAGGGCTTCGACGGCGGCCTCGGGGCCAGCCGGGCGGCCTACCTGGGCGGCGTCGATGGCACATCCAACGTGCTGGCCGGGCGGCGCTTCGGGATTCCGGTGCGCGGCACCCACGCCCACAGCTGGGTCATGTCGTTTGAGGAAGAAGAACAGGCCTTTGAAGTTTACGCCGAGGCTTTTCCCGATGACTCCGTGTTCTTGGTCGATACCTACGACACGCTGGAAGGTGTGCGGCGGGCCATCAGCGTGGCGCGACGCCTGCGCGCCAAGGGCCACGAGCTGGGCGGTATCCGCCTCGACTCCGGTGACCTGGCCTACCTCAGCCGCGAAGCCCGGGCCTTGCTCAACGAGGCCGGCTTCCCCAAAACGCGCATTGTAGCCAGCAACGACCTCGACGAAAACCTCATTGTCAGCCTCAAGCAGCAGGGCGCCCAGATTGACACCTGGGGCATCGGCACTAAGCTCGTAACGGCCTACGACCAGCCGGCCCTAGGCGGGGTATACAAGCTGGCCGCCCTGCGCAAAGCCGACGATTCGGGCTGGGAATACACAGTCAAAATTTCGGAGCAGCTGGCCAAAACCAGCATTCCGGGCATTTTGCAGGTGCGGCGCTACGAAACCGAGAAGGGTCAGCCTCGGGCCGACATGCTCTACAACACGGCCGAGCCCCTGCCCGCCGACCTGACCATCGTGGACCCTGTGGACCCAACGCGCCGCCGGCCCATTCGCAGCACCCAGTTTCGGGAGCTGCTGGAGCCTGTGTTCCGCCAGGGCCAGTTGGTGGCCGAGCTGCCCACCCTACAGCAAAGCCGCGAAAAAGCTCAGCGCGAAGTTGCCAGCCTGGACCCCAGCATCCGCCGCTTCCTCAACCCGCACGTGTACCCCGTGGGTTTGGAAGAAAGCCTGAATACCTTCCGGACCAACCTGATTCTGGAAAAACGGCCGCAACGCCCGGCGTAA